One part of the Rutidosis leptorrhynchoides isolate AG116_Rl617_1_P2 chromosome 1, CSIRO_AGI_Rlap_v1, whole genome shotgun sequence genome encodes these proteins:
- the LOC139886308 gene encoding uncharacterized protein, with the protein MALGLILGIGRAYRRKRTSSLNILSSKTGPRDYYMGKNCKPTGFHTRKGGYVVVEEKLPNYVVPDLTDFKLKPYVSQCAMNANTPDSGSGK; encoded by the exons ATGGCATTGGGATTGATACTTGGAATAGGGAGGGCGTATAGAAGGAAGAGAACATCTTCACTTAATATTCTCTCTTCGAAAACGGGACCTCGTGATTACTACATGGGCAAAAACTGTAAACCGACTGGTTTTCATACGCGTAAAG GTGGTTATGTTGTGGTGGAAGAGAAGTTGCCAAACTATGTGGTTCCAGATTTGACTGATTTTAAG CTAAAGCCGTATGTTTCTCAGTGTGCTATGAATGCCAACACGCCCGATAGTGGTTCAGGCAAGTGA